Proteins co-encoded in one Oncorhynchus tshawytscha isolate Ot180627B unplaced genomic scaffold, Otsh_v2.0 Un_contig_1324_pilon_pilon, whole genome shotgun sequence genomic window:
- the LOC121845018 gene encoding uncharacterized protein LOC121845018: MEGGEVLLTGSSDKSLTDAEQMVKTALSMQSLVVEDQDVLRIPGWKDLNSHLVDTYNSPKKKTVVIKLHPESRDRIIVSGFLDPVKEVWTFLDPVKEVWTFLDQVKEVWTFLDPVKEVWTFLDPVKEVWTFLDQVKEVWTFLDPVKEVWTFLDPVKEVWTFLDPVKEVWTFLDQVKEVWTFLDQVKEVWTFLDQVKEVWTFLDQVKEVWTFLDQVKEVRNFLEDFFENYLQVDVAVCVKSKLNSSRRKHIRTGDILPKV; the protein is encoded by the coding sequence ATGGAGGGTGGAGAGGTGCTTCTGACTGGCAGCTCAGATAAATCCTTGACTGACGCAGAGCAGATGGTGAAGACTGCCCTGTCAATGCAGAGCCTCGTGGTGGAGGATCAGGATGTGTTGAGGATACCTGGGTGGAAGGATCTGAACAGCCACCTGGTGGATACATACAACTCCCCAAAGAAGAAAACTGTGGTGATAAAGCTCCAtccagagagcagagacagaattATTGTCTCTGGCTTTCTGGACCCGGTCAAAGAGGTCTGGACCTTTCTGGACCCGGTCAAAGAGGTCTGGACCTTTCTGGACCAGGTCAAAGAGGTCTGGACCTTTCTGGACCCGGTCAAAGAGGTCTGGACCTTTCTGGACCCGGTCAAAGAGGTCTGGACCTTTCTGGACCAGGTCAAAGAGGTCTGGACCTTTCTGGACCCGGTCAAAGAGGTCTGGACCTTTCTGGACCCGGTCAAAGAGGTCTGGACCTTTCTGGACCCGGTCAAAGAGGTCTGGACTTTTCTGGACCAGGTCAAAGAGGTCTGGACTTTTCTGGACCAGGTCAAAGAGGTCTGGACTTTTCTGGACCAGGTCAAAGAGGTCTGGACCTTTCTGGACCAGGTCAAAGAGGTCTGGACCTTTCTGGACCAGGTGAAAGAGGTCAGAAACTTTCTGGAGGATTTTTTTGAAAACTACTTACAAGTCGACGTGGCTGTCTGTGTCAAGTCCAAGTTAAATTCATCCAGGAGAAAACATATCAGAACTGGAGACATTTTGCCAAAAGTGTGA